The Comamonas sp. lk genome contains the following window.
TGCAGGCTGCGAACAAGACCGACAAGGGCATGGTGGCGCTATTCAGCGCCGACACGCTCTCGCTGATCGCCGAGGTAGGCGTGGGTGCCCTGCCGGACATGCTGACCTTCACTCCCGATGGCAAGACACTGTTGGTCGCCAATGAAGGCGAGCCCAGCGACGACTACCAGATTGACCCCGAAGGCTCGATCAGCGTGATTGACCTGAGCACACCCGCCAAGCCTGTGGCGCGCATTGCCGACTTCAAGGCTTTCAACAGCCAGAAGGCCGCACTGCTGGCCAAGGGCGTGCGCATCTTCGGCCCCACGGCCGACGGCAAGGGCACTGCCAATGTGGCCAATGATCTGGAGCCCGAATACATTGCCGTGGCTCCCGATGGCAAAACCGCCTGGGTGACACTGCAGGAAAACAATGCGCTGGCCATCGTGGACATTGCCACCGCCACCGTTACCGATGTGGTGGCGCTGGGCTACAAGGACCACGGCGCTTCGGGCAACGAGCTGGACTTTGCGGACAGCGACGGCAAGAGCCCCGTCATCAACATCAGCGCTGCGCCCAATGTCTACGGCATGTACCAGCCGGACTCGATTGCCGCCTACAAGGCTTCTGACGGCAACACCTATCTGGTCACCGCCAACGAAGGCGATGCACGCGCCTGGGGCGAAGGCAATGCGGCCTACTTCGGCACCAAGTCGCCTCAGGCTGCCGGCGATGTAACCAAGGGCTTTGTGGAAGAGTGGCGCATCAAGCATCTGGTGCACAAAGATGGTTTCTTGCGCCGCGCAGGCGACGATCTGCCCGCCCACCTGGCCCAGCTGGGCAATGGAGCCTACCTGAATGCCGCCAACTTCAGCTGGTGCGGTGCCGTCAGCGGCGACCCCAAGACCTGCCGCGATGACGACAAACTCGGTCGCCTCAAGGTCAGCTGGACCATGGGCTACCAGACCAACCCCGACGGCAGTCCCGTCAAGGACGGCAAAGGCTATCTGACCTACGACCGGCTCTACGCCTATGGCGGCCGTTCCA
Protein-coding sequences here:
- a CDS encoding choice-of-anchor I family protein: MTSAKALSQHLLISVIAAAALTACGGDDNQATAPEPEVPVVPAPEPTPEPEKTPLSLSLLKIGSYQSGIFLQSAAEITAFDPATKRGFVVNAQKGALDVLDMSNPAAPRLVASLDATKLSLGTGASINSVAVQGGLVAAAVQAANKTDKGMVALFSADTLSLIAEVGVGALPDMLTFTPDGKTLLVANEGEPSDDYQIDPEGSISVIDLSTPAKPVARIADFKAFNSQKAALLAKGVRIFGPTADGKGTANVANDLEPEYIAVAPDGKTAWVTLQENNALAIVDIATATVTDVVALGYKDHGASGNELDFADSDGKSPVINISAAPNVYGMYQPDSIAAYKASDGNTYLVTANEGDARAWGEGNAAYFGTKSPQAAGDVTKGFVEEWRIKHLVHKDGFLRRAGDDLPAHLAQLGNGAYLNAANFSWCGAVSGDPKTCRDDDKLGRLKVSWTMGYQTNPDGSPVKDGKGYLTYDRLYAYGGRSISIWDAKGKQVWDSGAAIEKFIASHECKLGSGRDIACATYFNTGHDATATLDARSSAKGPEPEGLTVGQIGDKTFVFVGLERMGGILVFDITDPKAPKQIDYLNTRENWATSFDSKTAPSGAALEALGDLGPEGLHFIPAAKSPNGKPLLMVGNEVSGTTAIYQLNLQY